The genomic interval GAGCCTGTCGGCCACCGGCGTCTATCACTGGGATGCCACGGCGCAGTCGAGCTACGTCACCTTCGCCACGCCCGTGGTGGACGGCACCGTGCGGTGGATTTCGTATGACTCGCCGCAAGCGATTGCCGCCAAGGGCGCCTATGCCCGCGCCAACGGCTTCGGGGGCACCATCATCTGGTCGCTCAATCAAGGTTGTACAGATCCTGTCTCCGGAGCCAATCCGCCGCTGGACGCGGTGAAGAGCGCCTTCCGGCCCTGAAGCCCCCGCGCTTCCTCCAGCGGGAAGCAGACGCCTCCATCGGGGAATCCGCCAGCCCTCTCCGTCCCGCACCTCCGGGCCTGCCCCACGGGCCCGGAGCGCGCCCCCCAGGACAGGGCGGCGCCCACCAGTCAAAGCCAGGTCCCCTGCTCCGCCGGGAATCAGACGCCCCGCGCATGAAGTCAGGGGGCCCGTCACGAAGCGCCTTGGCGTCCGCGAGGTTGGCGCCCAATCTGCAATGGCCAGTCGCCACGGCCGGTATCTCCCGGTCCTTCCGCTGGAGCAGCACACATGAAAACAGCCCAACGTGCCTTCACCGCCGCGGTGGTCGCGGCCTCTGCCTTCGCGTCGACGCAAGCCGATGCCGCCACGGCCACCGCCGACCTGACGGTGACGGCCACGGTGTCCTCGGCTTGCACCATCAACTCGGGGACACTCAACTTCGGCAGCTACGACCCGGTGGTCGTCAACTCGAGCGCGGGCGTCGACCTGCTGGCGTCGGGCTCGCTGACGGTGCAATGCACCCTCTTGAGCACCGCCGTCGTCACGCTGGGCCAGGGCTCGAATCCCGACACGGGCTCGACGGACGCGGCGCCGCTGCGCCGGATGCTCAACACCACATCGGCCGACTACCTCTCCTACATGCTCTATCAGGATGTCGCCCGGCTGGTGGTCTGGGGCAACACGTCCGGCACGGGCCTGGCCTACGTCGGCACGGGCCTGTCCACGCCCGTGCTCGTCTACGGCACGGTGGCCCGCGGACAGAACGTCCCGTCCGGCACCTACAACGACACGATCGTCGCGACCATCACCTTCTGACCTGGACGAAGCTCCATGCGCCTGCGTCTTTCTTCCTGGGCCCGCTGTATGGGATTGGCGGCCTTCTTGAGTCAGGCCCTTCCCGGGGCCGGGCTCGCCGCGACCGTTGAAGTCAATCCCATCCGCCTGGAGTTGGAGGGCGGAGCCAAGGGCGTGGTGGTGACGGTGAGGAACCAGGGGGCCGAGACGGCACGGTTCCAGGCCTCCATCCACACGTGGACCCAGGACGAAGGCGGGCGCATGTCGCTTCAGCCCACGCAGGAGGTCTTCTTCTTCCCAGCGATGTTGACGCTGGAGCCGGGAGAGTCCCGTCCCATCCGGGTGGGAATCTCCTCGGCGGCCCGGGACAGGGAGCGCTCGTTCCGGCTCATCGTGGAGGAGTTGCCCCCGGTGGGGCCGCTGCCTCCGTCCATGGGCTTGAAGATTCTCACCCGGGTCTCCATCCCCGTGTTCGTCGCCCCCCTGCGCAAGGACGTGCAGGCCCGCGTCGAGGAGGTGGACCTGCGCCAGTCCCGCTTCACATTCCGCGTGAGGAATCCGGGCACGGTGAACTTCTTCATCCGCCAGGCACGCGTGCGCGCCTTGGACGCGCACGGCCAGCGCGTGGTGGAGCACGAGGAGCCCGGCTGGTACGTGCTGCCGGGGGACTCACGGGCGTTCGCGCTGGAGGCCTCCGCCGAGCACTGCCCGAAGATTCGCTCGCTGGAGGTCGAGGTGGAGACAGACCAGGGCGTTTACCGGCAGAGCGCCCCCGTCGGCTCCAGCGAATCCTGTGGGGTGCCCGGCGTGCCATGAGCCGGTTCACCCAGGCCGCGTCTCGCGCCACGTTGGGGCTGGTGCTGGCCGTCACTTCCGCGCATGCACGGGAGTCCGAGCCCGCCCCGTCCTCTCCCCCGACGACACCCATCGTGGCCGAGCTGACCGTGAACGGCGCCCATCAGGGTGATGTCTTCCCGCTGCTGCGTGGCGAGGACGTACTCCTGCCTGTCTCGGTGCTGGTGGCGGCCGGAGTCGACCCGCGCTGGCTGCCCAAGCGCGTGGAGGTCATCGACGGCAAGGCCTATGTATCACTCCCATCCCTGGCACCCCCGGCGCGGTGCCAGCTGGACCCGGACACCACTCAACTGACCTGTGAGCTGCCGCCCGAGGCCTTCGCCGTGACGCGCGTGAATCTGGCTCCCGGCCCGCCCGCCGGCTATCAATTGACGGGCAGCCCCAGCGCGTTCCTCAACTACGCGGCCCATGCGCGTAACACGTCGCTGTCGTTGTTCGGCGAGGTGGGTCTGTCGCTGGACCGGGCCCTCGCGACCACGCAGGCCCGGTGGACGCCCGGAGGTGCGCCCTTGCGGGGGCTGAGCCAGCTCACGGTGGACTTTCCGGAGGTGATGGTGCGAGCCATCGCTGGCGAGGCCACCGGATATGGCGGGGTGCTGGGCGGAGGCGCGGTGGTGGCCGGCCTTCATGTCCTGCGCTCGTTCGAGCTCAATCCCTACTTCATCCGCAACCCCGTGCAGGACCTGGCGGGCGATGTCACCACGCCCTCGACGTTGGAGGTCTACGTCAACAACCGACTGGTGCGCCGCACCGAGCTGCCTCCAGGGCCCTACCGACTGGAGAACCTCACGCTCCCTCGGGGCGAAGGCATCACCCGCTATGTCGTGAGGGATGCCTTCGGACGCACCCGCGAGGTGAGCTCCGCGTACTCGCTGGGAGCCCAGCTCCTGGCGCCCGGCGTCGCGGACTATCAGCTGTCCGTGGGCGTGGAGCGCAAGTCGTTGAGCACACGGAGCTTCGACTACGGCCAGCCGCTGCTGCTCGGCCACTTCCGGATGGGCGCCACGCCGTGGCTGACGCCGGGCCTGCGGCTGGAGCTGTCACCCGACCTGCTCAGCACGGGCGCCGTCCAGTGGCTCCAGCTCCCGCTGGGAGAGGTGGAGTTCTCCCAGGCGGTGAGCATCTCCCAGCGGCGCGCGGGCGCGGCGGCGGGCACGGCCTACACCGTCCAGGGACACCAGGTGGGAGGCAGCGTCTTCGCGCGGGTCATGAGCCCCGCGTACGCCAACACCAGCCTCCCCCTCGACGCGCCTCACGCAAGACTGGAGACCGGCGGCTCGCTCTTCGTCGCGCTGGGCGGCCGCTTCAGCCTGACAGGGCAGGCGCAGCTGAGGCGGTGGAAGTCGCTCGGCTGGACGACATGGCTGGGCGCGACGACCACCGTCCAGGTGACGGGGCGGACGTTGCTCTCCTTCTCCGCCCGCCGCAACCAGGAGCCCCAGCATCCCTCTTCGCTGGAGGGCATGGTGTCCCTCACCGCCATCCTCGACACGTTGACGAGCGGCAGCGTGAGCCACACCCAGGCGCGCGGCGGCGGGCTCACGGCGGCGGACATGTCGCGCGGCATTCCCCTGGAAGGGGGCCTGGGCTTCCAGGTCCAAGGACAGGTGGGCCGCCATGACATGGCACTCGCGCGCGTCGACTACGACGCGGAGGTGGGCCACTGCGCCGCCGGCGCGGAGTGGCGCGAAGGGGTGATGGTGGCCGCGGCCGAGGTCTCCGGAGGCGTGGTGGCCCTGGGAGGACGCATCCATGCCACTCGCGCGGTGGACCAGGGTTATGCCCTGGTGCGCGTGGACGGCGTGAAAGGGATTGGGGTGCGGCTCAACAACCACCTCATCGGGAAGACTGACGCCCAGGGCGAGTTGGTGGTGACGCGG from Myxococcus stipitatus carries:
- the pru gene encoding fruiting body development fimbrial-like coat protein PRU; its protein translation is MKTAQRAFTAAVVAASAFASTQADAATATADLTVTATVSSACTINSGTLNFGSYDPVVVNSSAGVDLLASGSLTVQCTLLSTAVVTLGQGSNPDTGSTDAAPLRRMLNTTSADYLSYMLYQDVARLVVWGNTSGTGLAYVGTGLSTPVLVYGTVARGQNVPSGTYNDTIVATITF
- a CDS encoding fimbrial biogenesis chaperone, encoding MRLRLSSWARCMGLAAFLSQALPGAGLAATVEVNPIRLELEGGAKGVVVTVRNQGAETARFQASIHTWTQDEGGRMSLQPTQEVFFFPAMLTLEPGESRPIRVGISSAARDRERSFRLIVEELPPVGPLPPSMGLKILTRVSIPVFVAPLRKDVQARVEEVDLRQSRFTFRVRNPGTVNFFIRQARVRALDAHGQRVVEHEEPGWYVLPGDSRAFALEASAEHCPKIRSLEVEVETDQGVYRQSAPVGSSESCGVPGVP
- a CDS encoding fimbria/pilus outer membrane usher protein is translated as MSRFTQAASRATLGLVLAVTSAHARESEPAPSSPPTTPIVAELTVNGAHQGDVFPLLRGEDVLLPVSVLVAAGVDPRWLPKRVEVIDGKAYVSLPSLAPPARCQLDPDTTQLTCELPPEAFAVTRVNLAPGPPAGYQLTGSPSAFLNYAAHARNTSLSLFGEVGLSLDRALATTQARWTPGGAPLRGLSQLTVDFPEVMVRAIAGEATGYGGVLGGGAVVAGLHVLRSFELNPYFIRNPVQDLAGDVTTPSTLEVYVNNRLVRRTELPPGPYRLENLTLPRGEGITRYVVRDAFGRTREVSSAYSLGAQLLAPGVADYQLSVGVERKSLSTRSFDYGQPLLLGHFRMGATPWLTPGLRLELSPDLLSTGAVQWLQLPLGEVEFSQAVSISQRRAGAAAGTAYTVQGHQVGGSVFARVMSPAYANTSLPLDAPHARLETGGSLFVALGGRFSLTGQAQLRRWKSLGWTTWLGATTTVQVTGRTLLSFSARRNQEPQHPSSLEGMVSLTAILDTLTSGSVSHTQARGGGLTAADMSRGIPLEGGLGFQVQGQVGRHDMALARVDYDAEVGHCAAGAEWREGVMVAAAEVSGGVVALGGRIHATRAVDQGYALVRVDGVKGIGVRLNNHLIGKTDAQGELVVTRLQAYGLNRLSLTDEDLPLEMYIPATERQVAPWRRGGVVLEFQVDTVRAFRGRLVLSEGTPPRVPAHGEVQVVVNGQRWSSPIGWQGEFELVGLPPGRHPAAIRYTGGHCTAVLEVPAQTGQVIDLGTVRCVDE